One window of Camelina sativa cultivar DH55 chromosome 4, Cs, whole genome shotgun sequence genomic DNA carries:
- the LOC104781209 gene encoding ABC transporter G family member 20-like, whose translation MSGLLGKLSPVRQVNGDGLPLFYNIHRSVELQRCQRDTARVSVTLAELLMSVEDEGNDHSRALDVAVASNFWASNPSSCVPSSSPFVLSFRDLSYSVKIQKKFKLPFSCCGNSPFDGNDMEMNTKVLLNGISGEAREGEMMAVLGASGSGKSTLIDALANRIAKESLRGAITLNGEVLESSLHKVISAYVMQDDLLFPMLTVEETLMFSAEFRLPSSLSKKKKKARVQALIDQLGLRNAAKTVIGDEGHRGVSGGERRRVSIGTDIIHDPIILFLDEPTSGLDSTSAYMVVKVLQRIAQSGSIVIMSIHQPSYRILGLLDKLIFLSRGNTVYSGSPTHLPRFFSEFGHPIPENENKPEFALDLIRELEDSPEGTKTLVEFHKQWRAKQTSSQSRRNTNVSLRDAITSSISRGKLVSGATNLKSSFQTFANPFWTEMLVIGKRSILNSSRQPELFGIRLGAVLVTGIILATIFWKLDNSPRGIQERLGFFAFAMSTTFYTCAEAIPVFLQERYIFMRETAYNAYRRSSYVLAHTIISIPALIILSAAFAATTFWAVGLAGGSEGFFFFFFTILTAFWAGSSFVTFLSGVVSHVMIGFTVVVAILAYFLLFSGFFISRDRIPPYWIWFHYLSLVKYPYEGVLQNEFEDPTTCFVRGIQMFDNSPLGKFPAAAKITLLKSMSGVLGINVTAETCVTRGIDILKQKGITEISKWSCLWITVALGFVFRVLFYFTLLIGSKNKRR comes from the coding sequence ATGTCTGGTTTGCTCGGCAAACTATCTCCGGTTAGACAGGTCAATGGCGATGGCCTCCCTCTGTTTTACAATATCCACAGGTCAGTGGAGCTTCAGAGATGTCAAAGAGACACGGCGCGAGTGTCTGTCACACTTGCAGAACTTCTCATGAGTGTGGAAGATGAGGGGAATGACCATAGTCGGGCTTTGGATGTTGCGGTTGCCTCTAATTTTTGGGCCTCGAATCCGTCTTCTTGtgtgccttcttcttctccgtttgTTCTTTCCTTCAGAGACTTGTCTTACAGCGTGAAGATCCAGAAGAAGTTTAAGTTGCCCTTTTCTTGTTGTGGGAATTCACCTTTTGATGGTAATGATATGGAGATGAATACTAAGGTGCTGCTGAATGGTATTTCTGGTGAAGCCAGAGAAGGAGAGATGATGGCCGTTCTTGGAGCAAGCGGGTCAGGAAAATCGACGCTTATCGATGCATTAGCCAACCGGATTGCAAAAGAGAGCCTACGAGGTGCTATTACTTTAAACGGGGAAGTTCTTGAATCCAGCCTGCACAAAGTTATATCGGCATATGTGATGCAAGACGATCTTCTCTTCCCCATGCTCACTGTGGAAGAAACTTTGATGTTTTCTGCGGAGTTCAGGCTTCCAAGTTCGctttccaagaagaagaagaaggcacgGGTTCAAGCTCTGATTGACCAGCTCGGCCTGCGGAACGCTGCGAAAACTGTGATCGGTGATGAGGGACACAGAGGTGTGTCTGGAGGAGAAAGAAGACGGGTCTCAATTGGAACCGATATAATCCATGATCCGATAATCCTCTTTCTCGATGAGCCAACCTCTGGTCTCGACTCTACCAGTGCTTACATGGTTGTCAAAGTGCTTCAGAGAATCGCACAAAGCGGCAGCATAGTTATCATGTCCATCCATCAGCCGAGTTACAGAATCTTGGGTTTGCTCGATAAATTAATCTTCCTATCTAGGGGAAACACAGTTTACAGCGGCTCTCCAACACATCTCCCTCGGTTCTTCTCCGAGTTCGGTCACCCAATTCCTGAAAACGAGAACAAGCCAGAATTCGCACTTGATCTTATCCGTGAGCTTGAAGATTCGCCAGAAGGAACCAAAACCTTAGTAGAGTTCCACAAGCAATGGCGAGCAAAGCAAACCTCAAGCCAGAGCAGAAGAAACACCAATGTATCTCTCAGAGATGCAATCACCTCAAGTATCTCTAGAGGCAAACTTGTCTCCGGAGCAACAAACCTAAAATCCTCATTCCAAACCTTTGCAAACCCATTCTGGACAGAAATGCTCGTAATTGGCAAACGATCAATACTAAACTCAAGCAGACAACCAGAGCTATTCGGAATCCGCCTAGGAGCTGTTTTAGTAACAGGAATCATCCTTGCCACAATATTCTGGAAACTAGACAATTCACCAAGAGGTATACAAGAACGCTTAGGGTTCTTCGCATTCGCAATGTCCACAACATTCTATACATGTGCAGAAGCAATCCCAGTCTTTCTACAAGAACGTTACATATTCATGAGAGAAACAGCTTACAACGCATACAGAAGATCATCGTACGTCCTCGCTCACACAATAATCTCAATCCCTGCTTTGATAATCTTATCAGCCGCCTTCGCCGCCACAACGTTCTGGGCCGTAGGTCTCGCGGGAGGCTCCGagggattcttcttcttcttcttcacaatccTCACAGCGTTTTGGGCCGGAAGCTCCTTCGTGACGTTCTTATCCGGCGTAGTCTCGCACGTGATGATCGGATTCACGGTGGTTGTAGCGATCCTCGCTtacttcctcctcttctccgGATTCTTCATCTCCAGAGATCGTATCCCTCCTTACTGGATCTGGTTCCACTACCTCTCTTTAGTGAAATACCCTTACGAAGGTGTTCTCCAGAACGAATTCGAAGATCCGACGACATGCTTTGTCCGCGGGATCCAGATGTTCGACAATTCGCCGCTGGGAAAATTTCCGGCCGCCGCGAAAATCACCTTACTCAAGAGCATGAGCGGCGTTTTAGGGATTAACGTGACGGCGGAGACGTGTGTTACAAGGGGAATAGACATACTGAAACAGAAAGGAATCACAGAGATAAGCAAATGGAGTTGCTTGTGGATCACAGTAGCTTTGGGATTCGTCTTCAGAGTTCTCTTCTACTTCACTCTCTTGATCGGAAGCAAGAACAAGCGCCGCTGA
- the LOC104781208 gene encoding serine/arginine-rich splicing factor RS2Z32 isoform X2 — MKRDYAFVEFSDPRDADDARYSLDGRDFDGSRITVEASRGAPRGSRDNGSRGPPPGSGRCFNCGVDGHWARDCTAGDWKNKCYRCGERGHIERNCKNSPSPKKARQGGSYSRSPVKSRSPRRRRSPSRSRSYSRGRSYSRSRSPVRRERSVENRSRSPKAMERSVSPKGRDQSMSPDRRVIDASPKRGSDYDGSPKENGNGRNSASPIVGGDESPVGLNGQDRSPIDDEAELNRPSPKGSESP; from the exons ATGAAGCGTGATTATGCCTTTGTT GAATTTAGTGATCCTCGTGATGCTGATGACGCAAGATATTCCTTGGATGGGCGTGATTTTGATGGGAGTCGCATCACTGTGGAGGCATCAAGAGGG GCGCCTCGTGGTTCTCGGGACAATGGTAGCAGAGGCCCACCTCCTGGTTCTGGTCGCTGTTTCAATTGTGGTGTTGATGGTCACTGGGCCCGAGACTGCACCGCAGGAGACTGGAAGAATAAATGCTACCGCTGTGGAGAAAGAGGACACATTGAGAGAAACTGCAAAAACAGTCCTAGTCCAAAGAAGGCCAG GCAGGGTGGAAGCTACTCCAGGTCACCAGTAAAATCCCGTTCTCCTCGTCGCAGAAGGAGCCCAAGTCGTAGCCGTAGTTACAGTCGAGGTCGCAGCTACAG TCGATCGCGATCCCcagtgagaagagagagaagcgtGGAGAACAGATCACGCAGTCCTAAGGCAATGGAGCGATCTGTATCTCCCAAAGGCAGGGACCAAAGCATGAGTCCTGACAGAAGAGTGATAGATGCGAGCCCGAAGCGTGGATCAGATTATGATGGTAGCCCAAAAGAGAATGGTAATGGCAGGAACTCTGCGAGTCCCATTGTTGGAGGGGATGAAAGCCCTGTTGGACTTAATGGTCAAGACAGGAGTCCCATTGATGATGAGGCTGAGCTTAACCGTCCTTCCCCCAAAGGCAGTGAGTCACCTTGA
- the LOC104781208 gene encoding serine/arginine-rich splicing factor RS2Z32 isoform X1, protein MPRYDDRYGNTRLYVGRLSSRTRTRDLERLFSRYGRVRDVDMKRDYAFVEFSDPRDADDARYSLDGRDFDGSRITVEASRGAPRGSRDNGSRGPPPGSGRCFNCGVDGHWARDCTAGDWKNKCYRCGERGHIERNCKNSPSPKKARQGGSYSRSPVKSRSPRRRRSPSRSRSYSRGRSYSRSRSPVRRERSVENRSRSPKAMERSVSPKGRDQSMSPDRRVIDASPKRGSDYDGSPKENGNGRNSASPIVGGDESPVGLNGQDRSPIDDEAELNRPSPKGSESP, encoded by the exons ATGCCTCGCTATGATGACCGCTATGGAAACACTCGTCTCTATGTTGGCCGCTTATCATCTAGAACTCGTACCAGGGATCTTGAACGTCTTTTTAGCAGATACGGAAG AGTACGAGATGTGGATATGAAGCGTGATTATGCCTTTGTT GAATTTAGTGATCCTCGTGATGCTGATGACGCAAGATATTCCTTGGATGGGCGTGATTTTGATGGGAGTCGCATCACTGTGGAGGCATCAAGAGGG GCGCCTCGTGGTTCTCGGGACAATGGTAGCAGAGGCCCACCTCCTGGTTCTGGTCGCTGTTTCAATTGTGGTGTTGATGGTCACTGGGCCCGAGACTGCACCGCAGGAGACTGGAAGAATAAATGCTACCGCTGTGGAGAAAGAGGACACATTGAGAGAAACTGCAAAAACAGTCCTAGTCCAAAGAAGGCCAG GCAGGGTGGAAGCTACTCCAGGTCACCAGTAAAATCCCGTTCTCCTCGTCGCAGAAGGAGCCCAAGTCGTAGCCGTAGTTACAGTCGAGGTCGCAGCTACAG TCGATCGCGATCCCcagtgagaagagagagaagcgtGGAGAACAGATCACGCAGTCCTAAGGCAATGGAGCGATCTGTATCTCCCAAAGGCAGGGACCAAAGCATGAGTCCTGACAGAAGAGTGATAGATGCGAGCCCGAAGCGTGGATCAGATTATGATGGTAGCCCAAAAGAGAATGGTAATGGCAGGAACTCTGCGAGTCCCATTGTTGGAGGGGATGAAAGCCCTGTTGGACTTAATGGTCAAGACAGGAGTCCCATTGATGATGAGGCTGAGCTTAACCGTCCTTCCCCCAAAGGCAGTGAGTCACCTTGA